One genomic segment of Spartinivicinus poritis includes these proteins:
- a CDS encoding DUF1015 family protein codes for MSLIEQKMKVVDCNAFNSLLFQDCNEGLFIYRISGLFNGEIHEVTGVLSQYRNKGKSTIYPHEEIDHQRLVTLRQEIIQQQGMSTPCYLVTNSKFFPHYALSRLIQSKQPMVTFKDNALTHSVFYIHESIDCLEVMLAINRIEHFLIADGHHRFTAYQQINSGIDSIVPLPVFITHTSEAKVRSFDLVCRLNEHFDWQQLIDHCNQLGLQVCNEAQAGYLIQYQNNKLALAFNSLHDREGINQSSYNHNFILENLSSLNGIEAILSEAFALQNESYLSDISLSSHYLFIQTPSPSIDLIYQSALQGHLLPKKSTCFLFKPYEGIMSHLQQLFKMAS; via the coding sequence TGGTTTGTTTAATGGTGAAATTCATGAAGTGACAGGTGTTTTGAGCCAGTATAGAAATAAAGGAAAGTCAACCATTTATCCTCATGAAGAGATTGATCATCAGCGGCTGGTTACTCTTCGGCAAGAAATAATACAACAGCAGGGTATGAGCACTCCTTGTTACTTAGTGACAAATAGTAAGTTTTTTCCTCATTATGCATTATCAAGGTTAATACAATCAAAGCAGCCAATGGTGACTTTTAAAGATAATGCATTAACTCATTCAGTTTTTTATATTCATGAGTCTATTGATTGTTTAGAGGTCATGTTAGCAATTAATCGTATCGAACATTTTCTTATTGCTGATGGCCACCACCGTTTTACAGCCTATCAACAAATTAATAGTGGTATTGATAGCATTGTTCCACTCCCGGTATTTATTACACATACATCTGAAGCCAAAGTAAGGAGTTTTGACTTGGTATGCCGACTCAATGAGCATTTTGATTGGCAACAACTTATTGATCATTGTAACCAGCTAGGACTGCAAGTTTGTAATGAAGCACAGGCTGGTTACTTGATCCAATATCAAAATAATAAGTTGGCACTTGCTTTTAATTCGCTGCATGATAGGGAGGGTATTAATCAATCAAGCTATAATCATAATTTTATATTAGAAAACCTCAGTAGTCTTAATGGAATAGAGGCTATTTTAAGTGAGGCATTCGCATTACAGAATGAAAGCTATTTGTCTGATATCAGCCTAAGCTCTCATTACTTATTCATACAAACCCCTTCACCCAGTATTGATTTGATTTACCAAAGTGCCTTACAAGGCCACTTACTTCCTAAGAAGTCCACATGTTTTCTCTTCAAACCTTATGAGGGGATTATGAGTCATTTACAGCAACTTTTTAAGATGGCTTCTTAG
- a CDS encoding cysteine synthase family protein: MLLSKSLANDTQSLLLPKQYCANDLYDAIGKVPIVRLNQLHTLCEKHKVYVKLDSCNPSGSIKDKNAVYLIKQAELQGLLKPGGTIIESSSGNFGLALASIGASKGYKVIIVIDAKTPPPVVKMLRAYGAELVEVPLTLADSAGSMQKARMAHAHKLAKEIVNSFYPCQHLNPDNPAAHQEYTAKEIAEAFSTPPDAVVVGVSTAGQLAGIARYFRDYSPSTKIICVDVAGSAVLGMPRHAYKMIGLGLSFVPPVFERRYLDYGYNVTDQIAFSMCHQLASKEGLLLGASTGAIVSAGLAYLQAQSRAVTIVLINPDRGDRYLDTVYDVKWLEQHDLALLNRCELMQAINNMQPVVFPEKTKGIVSEKL, translated from the coding sequence ATGCTTTTATCAAAATCACTTGCTAATGATACTCAATCATTATTATTGCCTAAGCAATATTGTGCCAATGATTTATACGATGCGATTGGTAAAGTCCCTATTGTTCGGTTAAACCAATTACACACTTTATGTGAAAAACATAAAGTGTATGTGAAGTTAGATTCTTGTAACCCTTCTGGCAGTATTAAAGATAAGAACGCAGTTTATTTAATAAAACAGGCTGAGCTACAAGGTTTATTAAAACCGGGTGGTACCATCATTGAGTCAAGTTCAGGAAATTTTGGTTTGGCTTTAGCAAGTATTGGTGCCTCAAAAGGTTATAAAGTCATTATTGTTATTGATGCAAAAACACCACCACCTGTTGTTAAAATGCTCCGTGCTTATGGCGCTGAGTTAGTTGAGGTACCATTAACACTAGCGGATAGTGCAGGATCAATGCAAAAAGCTAGAATGGCCCATGCACATAAGCTTGCTAAAGAAATAGTTAATTCCTTTTATCCTTGTCAACATTTAAATCCAGATAACCCTGCAGCTCATCAGGAATATACTGCCAAGGAAATTGCTGAAGCTTTTTCAACACCTCCTGATGCTGTTGTGGTTGGAGTGAGTACTGCAGGTCAATTAGCTGGTATTGCCCGCTATTTTAGAGATTACTCGCCAAGTACTAAAATTATTTGTGTTGATGTGGCTGGGTCTGCTGTACTAGGCATGCCGCGGCATGCATATAAAATGATTGGTTTAGGGTTATCCTTTGTACCACCCGTATTTGAAAGACGTTATTTAGATTACGGATATAATGTGACAGATCAAATCGCATTTTCGATGTGTCATCAGCTGGCCTCTAAAGAAGGCTTATTACTAGGGGCATCAACTGGTGCGATTGTGAGTGCAGGACTTGCTTATTTACAAGCTCAGTCACGGGCAGTAACGATCGTTTTAATTAATCCCGACCGGGGAGATCGTTATTTAGATACTGTTTATGATGTTAAGTGGTTAGAGCAGCATGATCTTGCTTTGTTAAATCGTTGTGAGTTAATGCAAGCAATCAATAACATGCAACCTGTGGTATTTCCAGAGAAAACCAAAGGAATTGTCAGTGAAAAGCTTTAA
- a CDS encoding putative bifunctional diguanylate cyclase/phosphodiesterase, with protein MPKSRLHLGIRGKLISIFSLIKVLPLLLLAWIAWDHSVNLGHKVVDESQQMADRMLHTVATVGEVTTAQSVKALDAQAQAAIERLTVDTAEQVAQFLYERDKDLLFLAEQPPHPDTYRQFITHRTAVVTLHQPWQMDEAGKQWQPVRPVSIKYQQIIPRVEDNRTAFHYRPPDHLGINENRPLYREVSFLNVNGQQQIRILSDPNQAAPLLDVSRAENTWYKAEHYFAKLNSLKKGDIYVSDVIGAYVPSPIIGAYTRAKATQKGISFLPENAGYAGKENPVGKRFEGIVRWITPVFQAGKKIGYLSLALDHTHIMEFTDHLVPTQQRFTPISDASSGNYAFMWDYLGRNISHPRDYFIVGYDPTTGEQVPSWLDQVTWQQWQDSGLSFQQFITQQPPYNAQSLKRKPALAQVGKGQIALDCRYLHFAPQCSGWWNLTEEGGAGSFVIFWSGLWKITTAAVIPYYTGRYANSARGFGFVTIGANVDQFHAAAMSTKDEMTGLIQQANQQLENKRNSLIAGINTTLQKITVQLTASTAVMVLLVILIAIWMASYLTNRLKQIITGMNTFTSGDLTHRLATTTEDEVGELIDTFNELANTIEQNVKSLNGEIHQRKTAEAKLAQAKNELEHRVEERTIELRMSNEQLKKENKERKKAQRQIEHLARYDHLTGLANRVLFGERLKQAIQLSSVTNEALALLFIDLDGFKEVNDSLGHEVGDLLLKHVARCLESAVREGDTVARLGGDEFAIIAGGIASHDVLVDVAERLLKKLLTKACLDGHCLRAGGSIGIACYPADAKNQDKLIHFADMAMYQAKHSGGGNCYRFFTPAMHERVLHHQKIEAELNQAIQQNELRVYYQPKVNLQTDAIFGMEALVRWQHPERGLLPPSEFIEIAEHTGQIIELGAWVLAEACRQTNYWHQQGIASLQVSVNVSGYQIDQRFVEHVNEVLATTQLNPQQLELELTESILMNDTPAINVILKQLRDIGVAISIDDFGTGYSSFERIRALHLDVIKVDRSFIKGLGSPDDNAIVDAIISMAKTLKVKILAEGVETTAQREYLQQANCDAAQGYLFSKPLSSASFEQLLTDRKRQSSS; from the coding sequence ATGCCAAAAAGCCGTTTGCACCTGGGAATTCGCGGAAAACTCATTTCGATTTTCAGCCTGATTAAAGTCCTTCCGTTGTTGTTGCTGGCTTGGATTGCCTGGGATCATAGCGTTAACCTTGGCCATAAGGTGGTTGATGAAAGTCAGCAAATGGCTGACAGAATGTTACATACAGTGGCCACAGTAGGGGAAGTGACCACAGCTCAGTCAGTGAAAGCGTTGGATGCACAAGCGCAAGCAGCTATTGAGCGTTTAACGGTAGACACTGCTGAGCAGGTAGCACAGTTTCTTTATGAGCGAGATAAGGATTTACTTTTTTTAGCTGAGCAGCCCCCCCATCCGGATACCTATCGACAATTTATCACGCATCGAACAGCTGTAGTGACGTTACATCAGCCCTGGCAAATGGATGAAGCGGGAAAACAATGGCAGCCTGTTCGGCCTGTGAGTATTAAATATCAGCAAATAATCCCTCGTGTAGAGGACAATCGTACCGCCTTTCATTATCGTCCACCGGATCATTTAGGTATTAATGAAAATAGGCCGCTTTATCGAGAAGTCAGTTTTTTGAATGTAAATGGCCAGCAACAGATTCGTATTTTATCAGACCCAAACCAAGCTGCTCCGTTATTGGATGTGTCTCGTGCTGAAAATACCTGGTATAAGGCAGAGCACTATTTTGCCAAGCTCAACTCACTGAAAAAAGGTGATATTTATGTCTCGGATGTGATTGGTGCTTATGTGCCATCACCGATTATTGGTGCTTATACGCGTGCCAAAGCAACACAAAAAGGCATTTCTTTTTTACCAGAAAATGCGGGTTATGCAGGTAAGGAAAACCCAGTAGGGAAACGATTTGAAGGGATTGTGCGGTGGATAACCCCCGTTTTTCAAGCAGGTAAAAAAATAGGGTATTTATCATTGGCGCTAGATCATACCCATATTATGGAATTTACAGATCATCTGGTGCCTACTCAACAGCGCTTTACGCCTATCTCTGATGCCAGCTCAGGAAACTATGCGTTTATGTGGGACTATTTAGGACGGAATATTTCCCACCCGCGCGATTATTTTATTGTGGGGTACGATCCAACCACCGGTGAACAGGTACCTAGCTGGTTAGATCAAGTCACCTGGCAGCAATGGCAGGATAGCGGTTTATCTTTTCAGCAATTTATTACTCAACAACCACCTTATAACGCACAGTCATTAAAGCGCAAGCCTGCTTTAGCACAAGTGGGTAAAGGTCAAATAGCTTTAGATTGTCGCTATTTACATTTTGCGCCTCAGTGTTCTGGTTGGTGGAATCTTACTGAGGAAGGAGGGGCTGGCTCGTTTGTTATTTTTTGGAGTGGGCTCTGGAAAATTACGACGGCAGCAGTTATTCCCTATTATACTGGGCGTTATGCAAACAGCGCACGTGGTTTTGGCTTTGTCACTATTGGCGCTAATGTTGATCAGTTTCATGCAGCGGCTATGTCCACAAAAGATGAAATGACGGGGCTGATTCAACAAGCTAACCAGCAGCTGGAAAATAAGCGTAACTCATTAATTGCTGGGATTAACACCACGCTACAGAAAATCACGGTTCAGTTAACGGCTTCAACGGCTGTGATGGTGTTGTTGGTCATTTTAATTGCTATTTGGATGGCTTCTTATCTCACCAATCGGCTGAAACAAATTATCACTGGAATGAATACCTTTACTTCAGGTGATCTGACCCATCGACTGGCTACAACAACAGAAGATGAGGTAGGTGAGTTAATTGACACCTTTAATGAACTGGCCAATACCATTGAGCAAAATGTAAAAAGTTTAAATGGTGAAATCCATCAGCGAAAAACCGCTGAAGCCAAACTGGCACAAGCTAAAAATGAGCTGGAGCACCGGGTTGAAGAGCGTACCATAGAACTCCGTATGAGTAATGAGCAACTGAAAAAAGAAAATAAAGAGCGAAAAAAAGCGCAACGACAAATTGAACATTTGGCTCGTTATGATCACTTAACTGGGCTGGCGAATCGGGTGCTGTTTGGTGAGCGTCTAAAACAAGCGATACAACTGTCGTCAGTGACTAATGAAGCGTTGGCTTTATTATTTATTGATTTAGATGGCTTTAAAGAAGTGAATGATTCGTTAGGGCATGAAGTCGGTGATTTATTGCTGAAGCATGTCGCCCGCTGTTTAGAAAGTGCTGTTCGAGAAGGAGACACTGTGGCTCGGCTTGGGGGAGATGAGTTTGCCATTATTGCAGGGGGAATTGCCAGCCATGATGTGTTAGTGGATGTGGCTGAGCGGCTATTGAAAAAACTGTTAACCAAAGCCTGTCTTGATGGCCATTGTCTGCGAGCCGGAGGGAGCATCGGGATTGCCTGTTATCCTGCTGATGCCAAAAATCAGGATAAGTTAATTCATTTTGCTGATATGGCCATGTACCAAGCAAAGCACAGTGGAGGGGGGAATTGTTATCGGTTCTTTACTCCAGCCATGCATGAGCGGGTACTTCATCATCAAAAAATTGAGGCAGAGCTGAATCAAGCGATTCAACAAAATGAACTCAGGGTGTATTACCAACCCAAAGTGAATTTACAAACAGATGCAATCTTTGGCATGGAAGCACTGGTTCGCTGGCAGCACCCGGAGCGTGGCTTATTACCCCCTTCGGAGTTTATCGAAATTGCTGAGCATACTGGGCAAATTATTGAGTTGGGGGCTTGGGTATTGGCAGAAGCATGTCGCCAAACCAACTACTGGCATCAACAAGGAATTGCAAGCTTGCAGGTGTCAGTGAATGTATCAGGTTATCAAATTGATCAGCGCTTTGTAGAGCATGTTAATGAGGTGTTAGCCACCACTCAGCTCAATCCACAACAGTTAGAGTTGGAATTAACTGAGTCTATTTTAATGAATGATACCCCTGCAATTAATGTAATTTTAAAACAGTTGAGGGATATAGGGGTCGCTATTTCTATTGACGACTTTGGCACAGGTTACTCCTCTTTTGAGCGTATTAGAGCCTTACATTTGGATGTGATTAAAGTAGACAGAAGTTTTATTAAAGGGCTAGGGTCGCCAGATGATAATGCCATTGTTGATGCAATTATCAGCATGGCAAAAACTTTAAAAGTCAAAATCTTAGCGGAAGGTGTAGAAACTACAGCGCAGCGTGAGTATTTACAGCAGGCTAATTGTGATGCCGCTCAGGGCTACTTGTTTAGCAAACCACTGTCATCAGCGTCATTTGAGCAGTTGCTAACTGATCGTAAACGACAGTCGTCATCCTAA
- a CDS encoding DUF294 nucleotidyltransferase-like domain-containing protein: MQVEQLEIVNFLAKHPPFDELPSEALKQLAQQTEIAYYRAGTDILVYGDSIQDLFVIRSGAVEIYRRTGELYNRLAEGDVFGQMGLMMNRRVRFPAKALEDTLVYCIPAEQFSEYNDRFETFADFFEAEGGELLRRTLSSQADNNDLTTVKIKSLLTREAVTAPRQTSVREAALTMTEEGVSSLLITDPEMTVNEDEDSGQLIGIITDRDLRERVLAADISRDTPVGDVMTTDVAVIDDNAYVFEAMLAMLRGNVHHLPVMRRHHPIGVVAMSDIVRHESQSSLLLVRGIFAQQTVDDLKSYAQQLPAVFVRMVNEDANSHMIGSAMAWIGRSFKQRLLELAEEKLGPPPVPYCFLALGSMARDEQLIVTDQDNAIILDNGYDLEQHNGYFEQLANFVCDGLAACGYAYCSGEIMASNPQWRMTLSQWKEQFANWIENPVPEALLHSSIFFDLDGVWGKTSWAKQLQTFIARKSRQNQKFLACLARNALNRTPPLGFFKGFVMEQDGQHKKSINLKRRGTAPLSDVIRVHALAVGSRAQNSFERLEDIIEASILPPGKGQDLSDALEYIAMVRIRHQAADIERGDEPDNNIEPEMLSTFERRNLKEAFQVLDKAQSFLKYRYHASKALR; the protein is encoded by the coding sequence ATGCAAGTAGAACAACTGGAAATCGTTAATTTTTTGGCTAAGCATCCACCATTTGATGAGCTACCGAGTGAGGCGCTTAAGCAGCTGGCTCAACAAACGGAAATTGCCTATTACCGGGCGGGCACTGACATTCTGGTTTATGGTGACTCGATCCAGGATTTATTTGTTATTCGCAGTGGTGCAGTGGAAATTTATCGGCGTACTGGAGAGCTATATAACCGTTTGGCAGAGGGGGATGTGTTCGGCCAGATGGGGTTGATGATGAATCGTCGAGTTCGCTTTCCTGCCAAAGCCCTCGAAGATACCTTGGTTTATTGCATCCCTGCTGAGCAGTTCAGTGAATATAACGACCGCTTTGAAACCTTTGCTGATTTTTTTGAAGCAGAGGGCGGTGAGCTATTGCGTCGTACTCTGTCCAGCCAGGCAGATAACAATGATCTGACTACAGTAAAAATAAAATCGCTGCTAACCCGCGAAGCGGTGACTGCCCCTCGGCAAACCTCTGTTCGTGAAGCAGCATTGACCATGACGGAAGAGGGGGTGTCATCGTTATTAATTACCGATCCAGAAATGACGGTTAATGAAGATGAAGACAGTGGCCAGCTAATTGGAATTATTACCGATCGGGATTTACGCGAGCGAGTATTGGCGGCTGATATTTCCCGTGATACCCCGGTGGGAGACGTAATGACCACTGATGTAGCAGTGATTGATGACAATGCTTATGTGTTTGAAGCCATGCTGGCGATGCTGCGAGGTAATGTCCATCACCTGCCAGTGATGCGCCGCCATCATCCCATTGGAGTTGTGGCAATGTCTGATATTGTGCGTCATGAATCCCAAAGCAGTCTGTTATTAGTGCGGGGGATTTTCGCCCAGCAAACCGTGGATGACCTGAAAAGCTACGCTCAGCAGCTACCTGCGGTATTTGTAAGAATGGTCAATGAAGATGCTAACTCACATATGATTGGTAGTGCCATGGCTTGGATTGGTCGTAGTTTTAAACAGCGGCTACTGGAGCTTGCGGAAGAAAAGTTAGGGCCACCCCCAGTGCCTTATTGTTTTTTGGCACTGGGCTCAATGGCTCGTGATGAACAGCTGATAGTGACTGACCAGGATAATGCGATCATTCTGGATAATGGCTATGACCTTGAACAGCACAATGGTTATTTTGAGCAGCTGGCTAACTTTGTCTGTGATGGGTTGGCAGCGTGTGGCTATGCTTACTGCAGTGGCGAAATCATGGCATCTAATCCTCAATGGCGAATGACCTTAAGCCAGTGGAAAGAGCAGTTTGCCAACTGGATTGAAAACCCTGTCCCTGAAGCGCTGTTACACAGCTCGATTTTTTTTGATTTAGATGGGGTATGGGGAAAAACTAGCTGGGCCAAGCAGTTACAAACCTTTATTGCCAGGAAATCTCGCCAGAATCAGAAATTTCTTGCCTGCCTGGCGCGGAATGCGCTGAATCGAACACCCCCCTTAGGTTTTTTTAAAGGCTTTGTGATGGAACAGGATGGTCAGCATAAAAAGTCAATTAACCTAAAGCGCCGAGGCACTGCACCCTTATCAGATGTGATCCGTGTTCATGCTCTGGCAGTCGGCTCCCGAGCGCAAAATTCGTTTGAGCGGCTTGAGGATATTATTGAGGCCAGTATTCTCCCCCCTGGAAAAGGTCAGGATTTAAGCGATGCGTTGGAGTATATCGCTATGGTGCGGATTCGCCACCAAGCCGCGGATATTGAGCGAGGGGATGAGCCAGATAACAATATTGAGCCAGAAATGTTATCTACCTTTGAGCGACGTAATCTTAAAGAGGCCTTTCAGGTGCTGGATAAGGCCCAAAGCTTTTTGAAGTATCGCTATCATGCATCGAAAGCATTGAGGTAG
- a CDS encoding 3'-5' exonuclease yields the protein MADLTSAWQERYAQLQASSQDERLQRFYAAGMVAGNTPINSVPLVALDFETTGLDAEQDDIVSIGLVPFTLQRIFCRDAAEWIVKPVQPLAEESVIIHGITHSEVNSAPDLQHFLEQVLLALAGKVVVVHYRQIECNFFSKALLRRIGESIQFPVIDTLELEQRALRARQGLVGRLLQKPMGSVRLADCRKRYSLPYYHPHHAMTDALATAELLQAQVAHHYRSDTPVAQLWN from the coding sequence GTGGCTGATTTAACATCTGCTTGGCAGGAGCGATACGCTCAGCTACAGGCCAGCAGTCAGGATGAGCGGTTGCAGCGTTTTTATGCGGCAGGCATGGTTGCTGGTAATACACCCATCAATAGTGTGCCACTGGTGGCGTTGGACTTTGAAACCACCGGGTTGGATGCTGAGCAGGATGATATTGTTAGTATTGGGCTGGTACCTTTCACCTTGCAGCGGATTTTTTGTCGGGATGCTGCTGAATGGATTGTTAAACCGGTGCAGCCTTTGGCAGAAGAGTCTGTCATTATCCATGGTATCACTCATTCTGAAGTTAACTCTGCACCTGACTTACAGCATTTTCTTGAGCAAGTACTGTTGGCATTGGCTGGTAAAGTCGTGGTGGTGCACTATCGACAGATAGAGTGTAATTTTTTTTCTAAAGCCCTGTTACGACGTATTGGGGAAAGCATCCAGTTTCCTGTCATTGATACATTAGAATTGGAGCAGCGAGCACTAAGGGCGCGGCAAGGGTTAGTGGGGCGTTTGTTACAAAAACCAATGGGCTCTGTAAGGTTGGCTGACTGTCGGAAACGCTATTCTTTACCTTACTATCATCCTCACCATGCTATGACTGATGCTTTAGCAACGGCGGAGTTACTGCAAGCACAAGTAGCGCATCATTATCGATCTGATACACCAGTAGCGCAGCTTTGGAATTAG
- a CDS encoding BCCT family transporter yields MEKHHDKYSIENTDYTVGQDNVQKWGFDVHNPVFGISAGLILIFLVAVLLVEPATAKSALDGLKWDIIGTFDALFIWSGNIFVIFCLILLLSPYGKIRIGGANAKPQYSTLSWLAMLFAAGMGIGLMFWSVAEPVAYYTGWYKTPLGVEANTPEAAELAMGATMYHWGLHPWAIYGVVALSLAFFAYNKGLPLSIRSIFYPLLGDRAWGWPGHIIDILAVLATLFGLATSLGLGAQQAASGINHVFGIDGGIGMQIIVIAVVTALAILSVMRGIEGGVKLLSNINMVIAFALLILVTFLALAVAMGNIPTTIAAYLKNIIPLSNPHGREDEAWFQGWTVFYWAWWISWSPFVGMFIARVSKGRTIREFIAAVLLVPTAVTVLWMSVYGGIALDQVMAGVGALGEKGLTEVPLAMFQMFEQLPMGTLLSVTAIILVLVFFITSSDSGSLVIDSITAGGKIDAPVPQRVFWASIEGAIAAALLWIGGTEAIQALQAGAISTGLPFTIVLLLMCVSLVIGLRTEKH; encoded by the coding sequence ATGGAAAAACATCACGATAAATATAGTATAGAAAATACTGACTACACCGTTGGTCAGGATAATGTCCAGAAGTGGGGATTTGATGTCCACAACCCGGTTTTTGGTATCAGTGCAGGGTTGATTCTGATATTCCTGGTTGCAGTATTACTCGTAGAACCAGCCACCGCCAAGTCAGCATTGGATGGGCTAAAGTGGGATATTATAGGAACCTTTGACGCTCTCTTTATCTGGTCTGGCAATATTTTTGTTATTTTCTGCCTGATCTTACTTTTATCACCTTATGGCAAAATCCGAATAGGTGGCGCCAATGCCAAGCCTCAATACTCGACTCTGTCCTGGCTAGCCATGCTGTTTGCTGCAGGAATGGGTATTGGCCTGATGTTCTGGAGTGTTGCAGAACCAGTCGCGTACTACACAGGCTGGTATAAGACTCCGCTTGGTGTCGAAGCTAACACCCCTGAAGCAGCTGAGCTCGCAATGGGTGCCACCATGTATCACTGGGGCTTACACCCCTGGGCTATTTATGGTGTTGTTGCCTTGTCGCTCGCCTTCTTTGCCTACAATAAAGGCTTACCCCTTTCTATTCGTTCAATTTTTTATCCGCTATTGGGTGACCGAGCCTGGGGCTGGCCAGGTCACATCATTGATATACTGGCGGTACTGGCCACCTTGTTTGGCTTAGCAACATCACTGGGCTTAGGTGCCCAGCAAGCCGCCAGTGGTATCAACCATGTATTTGGTATCGATGGCGGTATTGGCATGCAAATTATAGTGATTGCCGTAGTTACCGCACTAGCGATTCTCTCTGTTATGCGTGGTATTGAAGGCGGGGTTAAGCTACTCAGTAACATCAATATGGTGATTGCTTTTGCTCTATTGATCTTGGTGACTTTTTTAGCGCTTGCTGTTGCCATGGGAAATATCCCAACCACCATTGCTGCTTACCTGAAAAATATTATTCCTCTGAGTAACCCCCACGGACGTGAAGATGAAGCCTGGTTCCAAGGTTGGACTGTGTTCTATTGGGCTTGGTGGATTTCCTGGTCACCATTTGTAGGGATGTTTATTGCTCGTGTATCAAAAGGTCGTACCATTCGTGAGTTTATTGCAGCGGTATTACTCGTACCAACAGCTGTTACAGTACTTTGGATGTCGGTGTACGGTGGTATTGCTCTTGACCAAGTGATGGCAGGTGTCGGTGCACTAGGCGAAAAAGGTTTGACTGAAGTACCGCTAGCCATGTTCCAAATGTTTGAGCAATTGCCCATGGGTACGCTACTTTCAGTAACAGCTATTATATTGGTGCTAGTGTTTTTTATTACCTCCTCCGACTCAGGCTCATTGGTAATTGATAGCATCACGGCAGGCGGAAAAATTGATGCCCCCGTGCCTCAGCGAGTTTTCTGGGCTTCTATTGAAGGGGCAATCGCTGCTGCCTTGCTCTGGATTGGTGGTACAGAAGCCATTCAGGCCTTACAGGCAGGGGCCATATCTACCGGCTTACCGTTCACTATTGTATTACTGTTGATGTGCGTCAGCTTAGTCATCGGGTTGCGAACAGAAAAGCATTAA